In a genomic window of Lepisosteus oculatus isolate fLepOcu1 chromosome 5, fLepOcu1.hap2, whole genome shotgun sequence:
- the LOC102699202 gene encoding protein shisa-2: MRGDGSALCSALALTLLLAVADVRASGEYCHGGLDGQGAWREGFQCPERFDSVDATICCGKCALRYCCSSTEARLDQGSCENDRRAPDTGADSKDSRDNAAVPIYVPFLIVGSVFVAFVILGSLVAVCCCRCLRPKQEPQQSRGPGGGARLMETIPMIAGAGAPRGSSSRQSSTATSSSSSANSAARPPMVRAQANCCLPPDAGLSNVYVNMPTNFSVLNCQQATQIMPHQGQFLHPQYLGYAVHHEPLAMTPAPAFMDSAQGGYRPLQSPFPPGGASSEQKHPAVTV; the protein is encoded by the exons ATGCGCGGCGACGGCTCGGCGCTGTGCTCGGCCCTCGCCCTGACCCTGCTGCTGGCCGTGGCCGACGTGCGGGCGAGCGGCGAGTACTGCCACGGCGGGCTGGACGGCCAGGGGGCCTGGCGGGAAGGCTTCCAGTGCCCCGAGCGCTTCGACAGCGTGGACGCCACGATCTGCTGCGGCAAGTGCGCGCTGAGGTACTGCTGCTCCAGCACGGAGGCGCGCCTGGACCAGGGGTCGTGCGAGAACGACCGGCGGGCCCCCGACACGGGCGCGGACAGCAAGGACAGCCGGGACAACGCCGCAG TGCCCATCTACGTGCCCTTCCTGATCGTGGGCTCGGTGTTCGTGGCCTTCGTCATCCTGGGCTCCCTGGTGGCGGTGTGCTGTTGCCGCTGCCTGCGCCCCAAGCAGGAGCCACAGCAGAGCCGGGGGCCCGGCGGGGGGGCCCGGCTGATGGAGACCATCCCCATGATCGCGGGCGCGGGGGCCCCGCGGGGCTCCTCCTCCCGCCAGTCCAGCACGGCCACCAGCTCCAGCTCCAGCGCCAACTCGGCCGCCCGGCCGCCCATGGTCCGCGCCCAGGCCAACTGCTGCCTGCCGCCGGACGCCGGCCTCAGCAACGTCTACGTCAACATGCCCACCAACTTCTCCGTGCTGAACTGCCAGCAGGCCACGCAGATCATgccgcaccagggccagttccTGCACCCCCAGTACCTGGGCTACGCGGTGCACCACGAGCCCCTCGCCATGACCCCCGCCCCCGCCTTCATGGACAGCGCCCAGGGCGGCTACAGGCCCCTgcagtcccccttcccccccgGCGGCGCCAGCTCTGAGCAGAAGCACCCGGCCGTGACGGTGTGA